ggagtgtacaggtttttaaaaggtcggcaacgcgcatgtaacacctctggagttgcaggcgtccataggctacggtgactgcttaccatcaggcggcccgtatgcttgtttgtcacCGATGTGGTATTCAAAAaaaaggccaattactatgtagtattATCGATGGAGATAGTCGGATTTTTGTTTCACATATTAACATGTTTGTCTTTTTTATGGAACTAGGTTTTATTATTCTAAGTTATTaaactatatatacctataggtaataatGTTTATGATATCCAAACATTATgcttgtaaattaaataacagAACTAATCACGGTATTTCATATCAAACGCTATGtaaaaaattatagtaaaatCTGTCAGCAATAAGTTTTAGatttaaaagcaataaaaatgtaataaccCCCTCAAGCAAAAGTAGGTCTAAGATGGTCGCGCTATTGTCGTCTGTCATCGTGGCCACTTTCTAAAAAGTGACTAGATAGACGAGAAAAGTGTAGCCATCATGTCTGTCAGTTTTATTTTGAACTTGAattgtaaaatttgtaaattaacATTACTTTTGTGGTATTAGTGAGATTTTGCTTTGATCTGTCAAGTACAAAATACTTGTAAATATTGGTAATAAGAATTTTCAGTATAGTGAATGAATACTATATTTTACATGTTTAATCGTGTTAATATAAGCCTATACGTATGGTGTAGCTATGGATGAAAATAAACCAAAccaattatataaaatacttaGTTATGTTAAAAACATTTAGTTTAATATCTTAAATGAGAGATTTAGTTGGCGACTAAGTAAATTCTGCCATTATTTTAACTGTAGAAATCACTTACCAAGTAAGTCTTGCACCAAAAGTATATAAACTACATTTAAGAAACTATAATATAACCGACATTTATATGGATGACCTATTTTTTATGTCAATGCACAATTACATGCTTTATGCAACTGAGCTACATCAATAAAAGAGATAAATAAAAGATTTTCTATCTTAACAGAAACACAATATAGCCTATATTTAAAAGGCTAAATTTGTATGGTTCTTTTGctatattcataatttttacgATAAGGTAGAAAAATCAAATGTATCGAAACCTGTAAAAATTGTgttaggctgcgtttccaccaacgatgtgcgaggatgcgcagcgagggatgtgtttgttaagaacctATAGAAACACTTCATTTACCTATCCTCGCAGCTCTAGTGGACGATATTCTATTGGTaggtacataacaaacaaatccCTCGCTATGCATCCTCGCACAtatctggtggaaacgcagcttTAACCATAGTGTACTGAGTACCGTTTGGCTGAAAAcacattttgaaaaagtaatTCACttcattattttacttattgcactgaaattagtttaaaAGGGCGCGGATGGTGAATTGGcgacattttgaaattataatttACTGATTTTaccataggtatttttttttacatttttcttGTATTGATGCTGAGCTGTGAACTCTAATAAagtttaatatatacctacctagccTATTTTCTCAAGGCAGAACCTATACTATAGCGTACCTAAGTGTTGTATGACAACATTGTAAAAATCGTAATAGGTATAACATATAAGTGATACAGCCGATGTGACTATATTTATTgatattgtatatttttgtgttaaaaataaatcgatcgaaaaaaattgtgctgtattttattctttacatacacacagacagacgtggtggggaactttgttttataatgtcGCCTATAATTCgtgtttttaggattagaaagaaCTATTCTtcttagtgccacttgcaccatcccactaacctggggttaaccgaTTCAACCGTTAATCCAGtgccaaattgtactggtaaccatgacaactccaggtttaaccggttaaccccgggttagtgattgGTCAAAGTGGCCCTTAGCTTCCCTACTTCTATAAGCTCGAGGTTCTAAATACGACATGCGGTAAAATGTTGAAGTACCTATTCTTAAACAGTTCTAAATAATCATGTTTGCTAAATTCTGGTTTTCTTAGATTTGCCACAAGTGTGCCCTGCAAAAATCCGGTACAAGCAAACTAAGTTATTTCCAATAAAACTGCTAGaaaataaaaagtgaccaagctaTTACTCCAtgccatttgcaatgacaaagtgcggcatgtcatcattaatgacaaatttctatgaaaatatgacgtttataatgacaaacCCTCACTgtgttctattcaagtcggtgcaaacgACTATACCTCTTATTGCACAAGAGTATTTGGGTGTATTGGGCGCCGGGCATAGATCGGTAACGCGCTGGCCAcattatgtttttgtttataggttgaagcgagacacagcgatcggacctttcattcccacctatggttttcgccttagccagtcgcgcaatgtggccaGGCCGTATAGGCGCTTTATATAAGTCATTCCCATTTGTGGGGGTCAAATGGGACTACACAAGTATTTGGGCTATCTATGGTCCGAACGCTAGCCCAATGTGGATTAGCggattagggttgccaactattttttggcggaatatagtattttccagaataaggcatcaaaaatatagtacatttcaaaaaaatatagtacttttagataaataaaatactaaacataagtgtactatacgtttaatcggaaatatagtattttagcgtactatatatttttccaaaaatatatagtacagagagccaaaatatagtacaatactatactatactattatatagtacggttggcaaccctaattaGCACTGAGTCAACAGTACGTAAACAAAACTAGGTAATCAAAGGAAAACAATTTATATTAGGATGTAAAGTTTATTAAGCTATTTGTGTCACATTTGCCACAATTGAACCAGTTTCTTCCGCGAATCTTATTAAACTTGTGAAGAATTACAACTAAAAcatgaataaataattaaactaaatagccgtgtatttaaaaaaaacagtaattcaTTAGTAAAAACTGGCTAAAAATTATGACAATACAGTTagtgtatgtaggtacttaaaaaaataaattcgtGTAAAAGTCCATAAATATTGTGATTTCATTACAAGAATTTACAAGTGCATGCTGCATGTTAAAAAACCCAaaagacaaaataaataaatacagaccAAAGAATTTTACCAAAAAATGAAGTTaatgtaaatttaaaagtggaaatattactgtcttgggtgagacttgaactcacggcctctggaccGAAtaataatagcatcggtcgcagacgtttctgcttgtaaaaaattaaattttaatgtaggtatactcTCAGTAATAATATGCTATAGAGCAGCTATaactatttaattcgttttcgTTTGACTgtcaaaataatatatacagACAGGGACCTATTGCTCGAATTTCTATAAGAAAGTATTAATGTTTCCTATgatgtaaaaaaaagtaaaattataaaataatggaCACTTCAAATGACCTAGCaagatatatttacaaacaAAAATAACAGCAGTACTATATTATTTGAGCGTTTCGCCTTCAGGCAATgcttatatggggcattatctatgaaaagggaccttgttgtcgatggcgcttacgtcccgcacagcgtcgcgcggcattgtatttatatcggagcatcgttaataatggcgtaagcgccatcgacaataaggtccctttttatagataacgtcacatataggtGTACATAGTGTATTATTGTATGTGATGGCAGTTAGTGATTTTAAAGCTAATGTTGTAAGTATATAAGGCTGACTTGCCAACGTATatcattttttcaaattatcaCCAACTAGATGTGTCCCCAATAGATAAGAGCAAAAAGAAATGTGTGAAAGTCTTAGGTACATAGCCTAGAAAGACTGGAAAAATGCACCGATTtaattttaagagccaacaggagtggtcatttctccatacaaacatactcgactgtttcctccgtgggttttgaagctagagcaatgattttttcaacacagattaatattgtcaatatctgtgtcggaccgttttgctttctttgatatttttgttttttaaggcactagagcccttcaaaaatggccaaaatggcctaattgactatgccgcaatgagaggcgtggtattcaaaactgatatcaattagccaaaaaatcaaaacggtccgacacagataatttcataatcatttagatttccaaatttggttacgattggttaagttttggaggaggaaacagtcgaatacgaaacctcgttttttgagatttttacgcaggatttgtcaccttgtccttatcgcactagttttaggagccgctccCGTTAGCgaaacgggtatatttacctaaaatatttaaatctcagctcctgtttcgtcttaactgTGAAATGTATTGTTGATTGTTAGTTTAAACCCTTATACGGAAGAATACATTTCCCACATGATTTTGAACTTTGTCTCATAATGATAGGgttcaatttaaattattattcatttgtcttttagttaaacattttttatggttacccaaaaaagtaatttcagtcagtaagaaaattcatttttaaatTGTAATCGGTGCATTTTTCAGAAGTACAAgtacattaaaaattaaattggtCTAACCCAGTGGTTCCCAACAATTGTACCAAAGAACAAAAGTTGTCCTACGACCATTACTGCCCGTAAAAACTTCAAGACCTTGTGATGGAAACAGAACCTTATGTGATCCATCGTTACCATTTTTAGGATTACTTCTACGAATTAAAATTTGGCGGTAAAATAGTAaaattccgttaccattttgcATAATAAGCGAGTCTGATGTAATACCAATGTTTATCAATACATACAATCTTTTCTTAAAAGCATGAAGTTAACTTTATAGAACACCATGTGTAAGGTCTACATAGGTGATAACCTTCTTACGTTTAACCTGTCAAGCGTCCGGTAGACTTACGGTATAACTTGGACATTGAGGGGTTATATGGGTGAATCAAccttttcttgtcactcgttgccatggttacgttctcctaggtcactctttaaaacccgatttttaggcatttcaattcaccaaacacgcttttttgtgatactcaTAAGGGTtaataactttttcttgtcacacgttgctatggttacggtctcctgaatCACTCTCAAAATTTTAGGTttatcgtatttaaatgaaccaaacttgcatgttatggtagttataagacctttccataatgggacatctactgagcatgttagtagaacatggtacaacagtccttctaacaatctatgctactattgtctcctcgctgatgggacagaataacaacaagaaatagttgattgcctcataaaccctttccattgagggtcgtctaccaagcgtgtcagaagaaggtggtgtacaatgtcttctaacaaactatgctactattgtctcttggctgaccggacaaaataacaagaaatagttgatccacccatcgCAATATTCGAACTTATTCCTTGTCGTCGGGAACCACAGACCTACCGTCCGCTAGACCTCCCCAAAGTTGGCATGCTTCGTCTCTTTGGCATGTTTCTGCGCCTCAGCCTGTCCCGTCAGCAGCTTGTCGCAGATCATGCATTTGAGCGTGAACTTGTTGAGGTCGGTGAACTGGCGGGAGGATTTGGCCTCGTGCGCTATCTGCTCGGCCTCGCGGTAGGTCTCCAGGTCATCGGACGGGAACATGGTTTGGATGCCACCCTGGAAATATAAAAATGAAACATTGAAATTGGAAAATTTCCTAAGCAAACAGCTAGtccttttaaccttttcgacgccttttcaaacacaaaaactgtcacgctgacgccacggggtgtcattctgaatccctaacaacgtttgccctaaagtcacttgccctaactggttttaCCTAATGGgtacatgccctaacgatcaataacgattatttttcataatgtaaggttatgaaaaatggttaggttttagaacttgctgccacacaagtgggttaggttagggttagaactgcgaccctcgcaaaaaagaaaatatgcttaataacattaggataagtcatcaataattagggaaaccaaaattagggtttttagtgttaggacaactgatcattatgacaaacaatattagggaatgcaaagataggagaaaagactttaggaattcagatatagatccgacgccacgtcaccgaagtatcaaaactgaaattgaactttatgcatatgcacgtaggtctatgttgctctgtgatatgtgaccgattaatcggtctttggcgttgaacctacggtgcggatatatcggtcattggcgtccaaaaggttaatatctcAGATAGCGTAAAAGAGGTTGACTTGAAAAAATGTGGTTATTTTGATAGTTTAAAAACGGTTACCATATTAGCATTATTAAATGTGGTACTCAAACTgttcgtgtacctacctatttagatTACTATTAACCCTTTCAACACCACGCCTATTATAATACAACAGTTACTGAGTAAgttcattttataattataaactttatcGGAATGCAAGAAGAATGATATTACACTGTAACCGAGCGCGTCAGTAGACGTCTATGGCGGTCTAGGGGTTAATCATAGTTACCAGAAATACCGTGTTGAAAATTGTAGGGCTTAAAAACTGAGATATTTACCGTAGCAAAATACCAACTGATTGCTTCTAGTTCTTCATGGAACTTGGAACAAATACATCGAAAACGTGTTGCTAAGACGAATAGGGATAAAAAGTGATCAATGGCTTGTTAGAATCGCTTATATAtctaaactagctgttgcccgcgacttcctacccgtggattagtatattttccccatacaaactttggacccccatttcacctctttttgggatgaattttgaaaaatcctttcttagtggacccctagaccttataaggaacctacttgccaaatttggactttctagtcccagcggtatgggctgtgcgttgatttaagtcagtcagtcaggtctttcacgtttatctaatacctttaaacgagcaattcttgtttatttatttatttatttatatatatatatatatatatttcggggatctcggaaacggctctaacgatttcgatgaaatttactatatgggggtttttgggggcgaaaaatcgatctagctaggtcttatctctgggaaaacgcgcattttcgagtttttatatgttttctgagcgaaggtcggtcacccagatattatatatagATTAGACTCACATCATTCTGCTCTAAATACAGCGGGTCGTAGTGCACCCCGTCAAACAGTAGGAACACCCGGTTGCCGTAGTTTTTATCCTCCCCGAAACGGTTGATGATCGCGTTCAGGGTGTCCACGACGGCCATCTCTATGCCGTAGAAGCGGGAAAGAATGGCCACCTGAAATGTAAGTTAGGAAAAGTTTTAATCACGTTtttgggcattttcacttaaaagtgtaGCATTTACCTTACCACCAATCCATCAGATTTTGGGTTATCTCTACTTAGAATCACGAGCACTATAGATTTTGGTTTGTAAAgcattttcacatacattttcTATGGACCGTTGCAAAACCGAGacccaaaatttgtatgaaaaacagaggacattttttttctttattatctCACTCAGAGtctaaataacccaaaagttgatggtttttcgaaaaaaagtcAATGGTACCAATTTTTCTAAAACCCCCTTTTAACACATTTATATCAAATTCACTTGTAGTTAATATAGTTTTAAGGAAACAAATATTGTACGCCTGACAGGCAAATCATAGTGATTCCACTAAAATACATATGATGTAATCCACCTGTCTGTATCACCTATAATTacgcaataaatgattatcttATCTGGAAGAACTAAAACATGGACCAGATTAGTGCAAAATAAGGAAGAGTGGAGAAGATTgtgggaggcctttgcccaaagGCACACAGAATCGGTTATCATAGATTAAGGAAAACTATAGATATAGTAgtatataaatgtatttctgatataaggctataaataaataaatatacatatataattatattatcttatcttatcttagggGGAAGATGCAGGGTACAGTTTAAAACCGTCAAGGGACGAAATTGCAGggagatttaaaaataaatgattccaaTATGTTTGTTGTGACGAAACAGGCATCATATTGTATGATAACACTATCATAAGTTACTTTGTAGTAATGGTTAGTGGTCTAAATATAGCATTTGAACTGTACACAATATGTTTACTGATTAAGTTGTAGTACAGTATGCGCCCCAACATAAGTACTCGTGTTGATAAATGCCATATAGTTTTTGtcaggtaaataattatttgtctTCCAGCTGTATAGAAAAGTGGTTATTTTATGTTAGGGCATGGCAGTACACGTTACAttctttatgtttttatttgtgcAATTATGTTTACAAGTATACTCAAACCTAAAATATCACGCCTATTATATAGGTGTCTAGTGTCCACCAAGGTGTTAACAATAAGACTtctattggcttgtttctttctgaatTGTTAGAaatggccaattactatgtagtgtccaactatagcagtcaccctacagATGTATTTTACGGAAATAATTTTATAGTGTCTAAAGTCATAACCCCCCCAAGCAGCCATGAAATTTGAATGATTGACACAAAAACTCAATAATGATGTTTGCAAGCTGAAGAGTTATAAAGCATTTATTACCTAaacgaaaatagaaaatagctGATCAAAATCATCCTTGTTTTctggtatttatatttatatttttgtataatatatatatttgaaaatacTTTGCATACATATTTCAGAAtttttttaggtattttttttcagTGACTTACTTTTTGAATCCTTATAAACTACAGTTTGTAATAATAAGtatctttacaaatattttattgaataaaaaaagCTCACCTCGATAGCACCACCCCAAGAGCTTGGCTGTTGTATCCACGAACAGTACTCCGCATTAGGCTACCCCAGCATTGCCTCACTGTAAGTGTCATGGTCGCTCGCCACCTCCAACGCGATGATCTGTCGCATCAGCGTGTGTACAGTTGTATCCACTTGGCCATTTAATAACTCACCTCAATAGCACCACCCCAAGAGCTGGGCTGTTGTATCCACGTACAGTACTCCGCATTAGGCTTCCCGAGCATTGCCTCACTGTAAGTGTCATGGTCGCTCGCCACCTCCATCGCGATGATCTGTCTCATCAGTGTGTGTACAGTTGTGTCCACTTGGCCATTATAACTCACCTCAATAGCACCACCCCAAGAGCTCAGCTGTTGTATCCACGTACAGTACTCCGCATTAGGCTTCCCCAGCATTGCCTCACTGTAAGTGTCATGGTCACTCGCCATCTCCATCGCAATGATCTGTCTCATCAGTGTGTGTACAGTTGTGTCCACTTGGCCATTATAACTCACCTCAATAGCACCACCCCAAGAGCTCGGCTGTTGTATCCACGTACAGTACTCCGCATTAGGCTTCCCCAGCATTGCCTCACTGTAAGTATCATGGTCACTCGCCACCTCCATCGCAATGATCTGTCGCATCAGCGTGTGTACAGTTGTGTCCACTTGGCCATTTAATACAAAACCTGAAATTCAAGGTGAGacaattaaatttttggtaaaagtgtttttcaatccTAGGTGAGGACCCACTTGCTACAACTTACCTAATCCATAAAAATTGGACGTAGTTACGCGAAAACGTTCCAACCCACAAGTCACTCGAAAATGAGTTACCATAACCAGGGTACTATTTTTGACATATTACATCATGTGCACACAAAGATGCTAGTATTTTTAGGTTAGTTTCATCAATAAAATTTGACCCAAATGTTCCAACCCACCATTATGCCAAGGACGTGTActcaaaataaagtaaaaacattacatgcatactgaaacatattgttaaaaactctTAATAGAATAACATATCGTTATAATGTTCCACTTGTCTTGGAACATTATACTAAATTCATAAAACGCACATTTAATTGTTTCTTAAATGATCCATGTGGGTTGGAACGTTTTTGCAAAAtctttatacattttttatttctgcAAAAATGTTCCATGTAATTTGAAACCTTTTAGATTAATCCATACTGTTTTTTTAAGCTGCGAAGACTGTTCTAAATAAAGTGGAacgttttattataatatattattttccaattttttgCTATAAACGATCCACATATACTTGATCCATTTTTGCTATTAAATATGTTcgagagaaaaaaatattttttaccaaaatatattttttttttaatagcctatattgtgtcccactgctgggcaaaggcctcccctgtctttcgccactcgtcacggctttgtgcatgttcccgccagtcgccacagaatgagtccaggttgtttcgccatctcatttttggtctgcctctgcctcgggtgaTCTGTGGTGCCCAGTCCGTcgctattttggcccatctgtCCGGGTGCATCCGACAGATATGTCCCGCCCAATCCCACTTGAGCTTGGCGGCCTTCACACCCACATCTGCGATACCAGTTTTGGAACGCAGCTCTGTGTTCCTTATCCGATCGGTTCTACGGACTCCGAGTATACTGCGCTCCATTGCTCGCTGGCAAATCTTGAGTCGGGACTTTTGGGCTTCTGTTAATGACCAAGTTTGGGCGCCATAGGTTAGGATAGGCAGAATACACATGTCGACGAGTTTGCGTTTTAGTGCTAGTGGAAGGTTGCCCTTCATTAACGCCTTCATGGACCAGaagctcttccaggcgttttcgATGCGTCGATCGATTTCCTTGGACTGCCTGTTATCGAAGGATGCTATCTGGCCCAGATAGATGTATTCGTCAACGTATTGTATATCCTGCCCATCTACCTTGACCCCATATTTCGCGCCATTggtcattaagagccaacaggagctaagatttaaatattttaggtaaatatacccgtctcgctaacgaaagcggctcctaaaactagtgcgataaggacaaggcgaaaaatcctgcgtataaatctcaaaaatcgaggtttcgtactcgactgtttcctcctccaaaacttaaccaatcataaccaaatttggaaatctaaatgattatgacattatctgtgtcggaccgttttgcttttttgactaattgatatcagttttgaatagcacgcctctcattgcggcatagtcaattaggccattttggccatttttgaagggctctagcgccttaaaaagcaaaaatatcaaaaaaagcaaaacggtccgacacacgacaaaaaatcattgctctagcttcaaaacccacggaggaaacagtcgagtacgtttgtatggagaaatgaccactcctgttggctcttaactggGTTTTCAACCTGTTCATTTCGAGTCCGACTTCAAGACTTGCCGTGCTAAGATCTTGTAGCATTTTCTGTAGATGGGGTGCAGTGTGGGAGAATAGCACAATGTCGTCGGCGAAACGTAGGTTTGTCAACCTTTTTTCGCCGACGTCAATGCCCATTGTTTCCCACTTGGTCGCCAGCTTCTGGAAGATTTCCTGTAGGCAAGAGGTAAATAACTTTGGAGATAGCGGATCACCTTGTTTGACTCCTTTTTGGATGCGGAATTTAGGGCCGGGAACATGCAGTTTGATACTTGCAGTACTATTGCGGTATATGGTCTCAATAAGCTCAACATAAGTGTTGTCGATTTGTTGTTCACGCATAGCAGAAAATACGGCAGAGTGTTTAACACTGTCAAACG
This portion of the Cydia amplana chromosome 7, ilCydAmpl1.1, whole genome shotgun sequence genome encodes:
- the LOC134649412 gene encoding ubiquitin thioesterase Otu1; its protein translation is MAAVALKVKSKNGQQILKDLTSDSTVGELKVFLSSIAEISADRICVLCGYPPKPLDTSDDSKKLNEIGLKTGETLIVEEKSVQTPSKATPLKPVQNGVTHEPVGPSRPGILMKKVVPSDNSCLFTSIGFVLNGQVDTTVHTLMRQIIAMEVASDHDTYSEAMLGKPNAEYCTWIQQPSSWGGAIEVAILSRFYGIEMAVVDTLNAIINRFGEDKNYGNRVFLLFDGVHYDPLYLEQNDGGIQTMFPSDDLETYREAEQIAHEAKSSRQFTDLNKFTLKCMICDKLLTGQAEAQKHAKETKHANFGEV